The Brenneria rubrifaciens genome has a window encoding:
- the mutH gene encoding DNA mismatch repair endonuclease MutH encodes MNSPSVLTAPPHNEQELLQRAQSLAGYNLAELASIARLPLPTNLKRDKGWIGVLLERFLGASAGSKPEQDFPDIGIELKTIPIDEQGRPLETTFVCVAPLTGNSGVTWESSHVRHKLARVLWIPVEGSRPIPLGERRIGTPLIWSPNEEEEEQLRRDWEELMDLIVLGKVESITARHGEVLQLRPKAANSRALTEAIGEFGQPIMTLPRGFYLKKTFTAPLLARHFL; translated from the coding sequence ATGAATTCACCGTCCGTTCTGACTGCGCCACCCCATAATGAACAGGAACTCCTGCAACGAGCCCAATCGCTCGCGGGCTATAATCTGGCGGAACTCGCCAGCATCGCGCGGTTGCCGCTGCCGACAAACCTGAAGCGTGATAAAGGCTGGATTGGCGTTCTACTTGAGCGCTTTCTGGGAGCCAGCGCAGGCAGCAAGCCCGAGCAGGATTTCCCCGATATCGGCATTGAGCTGAAAACCATTCCTATTGATGAGCAAGGCCGCCCGCTGGAAACCACCTTTGTCTGCGTCGCACCGTTGACCGGCAACAGCGGCGTCACTTGGGAAAGCAGCCACGTTCGGCACAAACTGGCGCGCGTGTTGTGGATTCCGGTTGAAGGTTCGCGGCCGATTCCGTTGGGCGAACGGCGGATCGGCACTCCGCTCATCTGGAGTCCGAACGAAGAAGAAGAGGAACAACTGCGCCGGGATTGGGAAGAGTTGATGGACTTGATTGTGCTGGGAAAGGTTGAGAGCATCACCGCGCGTCACGGGGAAGTGCTGCAATTACGCCCCAAAGCCGCCAACAGTCGCGCCCTGACGGAAGCCATTGGTGAATTCGGGCAGCCTATTATGACATTACCGCGCGGGTTTTATCTGAAGAAAACATTTACCGCGCCTCTGCTAGCACGCCATTTTTTATGA
- the rppH gene encoding RNA pyrophosphohydrolase, with translation MIDDDGYRPNVGIVICNRQGQVLWARRYGQHSWQFPQGGINPGESAEQAMYRELFEEVGLKKKDVRVLASTRSWLRYKLPKRLVRWDTKPVCIGQKQKWFLLQLMSNESDINMQSSGTPEFDGWRWVSYWYPVRQVVSFKRDVYRRVMKEFISSVLQLQENSATRTAPPSGSRRKRG, from the coding sequence GTGATCGATGATGATGGCTACCGCCCGAATGTGGGAATTGTAATTTGTAATCGGCAGGGGCAGGTACTGTGGGCCCGCCGCTACGGTCAGCACTCCTGGCAGTTTCCTCAGGGGGGGATCAACCCCGGAGAGAGCGCGGAGCAAGCGATGTACCGTGAGCTGTTTGAAGAGGTGGGACTGAAGAAAAAAGATGTCCGCGTTTTGGCCTCCACCCGCAGTTGGTTACGTTATAAATTACCGAAACGTTTGGTGCGATGGGATACTAAACCGGTCTGTATCGGCCAAAAGCAAAAATGGTTTCTGCTACAGTTGATGAGTAATGAATCTGATATCAACATGCAAAGCAGTGGCACACCTGAGTTTGATGGCTGGCGTTGGGTCAGTTACTGGTATCCGGTTCGTCAAGTTGTGTCTTTCAAACGCGATGTTTACCGGCGCGTAATGAAAGAATTTATCAGTTCGGTGTTACAGCTTCAGGAGAATTCGGCGACACGGACGGCACCGCCGTCTGGCTCCCGGCGAAAAAGAGGGTAA
- a CDS encoding YgdI/YgdR family lipoprotein, protein MKVQVKMAVTLALVFSLCGCSSQYVMATKEGQMLLTQNKPVLDEETGMLSYIDEQGNEKLINSNNISQIIER, encoded by the coding sequence ATGAAAGTGCAGGTAAAAATGGCAGTCACACTGGCTTTAGTATTCTCCCTCTGCGGCTGTTCCAGCCAGTATGTCATGGCAACCAAAGAAGGACAGATGCTGCTGACGCAAAACAAACCTGTTCTTGATGAAGAGACAGGCATGCTCAGCTACATCGATGAACAGGGCAACGAAAAACTGATTAACAGCAATAATATTTCCCAAATTATCGAACGCTGA
- a CDS encoding TerC family protein — translation MFDWIVDPNAWLALGTLTILEIVLGIDNIIFLSLVVAKLPKAQQNKARRIGLMGAMLMRLGLLASIAWVIRLTNPLFSILGNEISTRDLILFFGGLFLIWKSIKEIHETVEGGSEEHATQVHSFFSAIVQIMLLDIIFSLDSVITAVGLSDHLFIMMAAVIIAVGVMMFSARTIGEFVERHPSVKMLALSFLILVGFTLILESFDIHVPKGYIYFAMFFSMSVEALNLLRGKKAKAD, via the coding sequence ATGTTTGATTGGATTGTTGACCCGAATGCCTGGTTGGCGCTAGGAACGCTGACTATTCTGGAAATCGTTCTTGGCATCGACAATATTATTTTCCTGTCGTTGGTTGTCGCCAAACTTCCCAAAGCGCAACAAAATAAAGCTCGCCGTATCGGCCTCATGGGCGCCATGCTCATGCGTCTGGGATTACTGGCTTCAATTGCCTGGGTTATCCGTTTGACCAATCCGCTGTTTAGTATATTGGGTAATGAGATTTCGACGCGTGACCTGATCCTATTTTTCGGGGGGCTTTTCCTGATCTGGAAGTCGATTAAAGAAATTCATGAAACCGTGGAAGGCGGTTCGGAAGAGCATGCGACACAAGTGCACTCCTTCTTTAGCGCGATCGTACAGATCATGCTGCTGGATATCATTTTTAGTCTGGATTCCGTGATCACGGCAGTAGGGCTTTCCGACCACCTGTTTATCATGATGGCCGCAGTGATTATCGCGGTTGGCGTGATGATGTTTTCCGCCCGAACCATCGGCGAGTTCGTCGAGCGTCATCCGTCCGTCAAAATGCTGGCGCTGTCGTTCCTGATTCTGGTGGGCTTCACGCTTATTCTGGAAAGTTTCGATATTCATGTACCGAAAGGCTACATCTATTTTGCCATGTTCTTCTCCATGTCTGTCGAAGCCCTGAACCTGTTGCGCGGCAAGAAAGCTAAAGCGGACTGA